One genomic region from Gopherus evgoodei ecotype Sinaloan lineage unplaced genomic scaffold, rGopEvg1_v1.p scaffold_78_arrow_ctg1, whole genome shotgun sequence encodes:
- the BAG6 gene encoding large proline-rich protein BAG6 isoform X3, whose amino-acid sequence MAEAENLEVMVKTLDSQTRTFTVEAEVTVKEFKEHIAGSVNIPAEKQRLIYQGRVLQDDKKLKEYNVGGKVIHLVERAPPQAQSPSSGGPSGASSASAPHNGIGGRGAGATVHDRNANSYVMVGTFNLPVSIMDPQPPSQIDGSSVDVHINMEQAPIQSEPRVRLVMAQHMLRDVQGILGRLEGRTNGQPQPTPENAPLAPDESLPSTSPGQREPMEAADSEPPAAPGEENPQPGPEPPPASEGAPNHPAPAEYVEVLLELRRVEEQLQPFLQRYQEILAMASTTDYNNNTEGREEDQRIINLVGESMRLLGNTFVALSDLRCNLSCSAPRHLHVVRPMSHYAAPMVLQQAAIPIQINVGTTVTMTGNGARPSQPGSEGPAPTQPSPPILAGAPSPGEPGRGPESQLGPGAAPTQTQGSQTSHPRVIRISHQTVEPVVMMHMNIQDSGSQAPGGGSGGTVSMGTAGPAGHGPGIGGAAHVPLPSLPPELMQAVAHQITQQAMAAAASAATGQQVPGFQSAPTRVVIARPSAPSARPTHPGAPQAPGPVVPGIGGNASLAQMISGLLGQLLMQPVLVAQGSGSSSVSSSSSSSTSTTSSASFPAPASPPTASASAATTNTATTAAGGSSAGAPGGPVPSASSSAQPPPPTDDLHFSQLLGNLLGATGPGVAGVGSPTITVAMPGMPAFLQGMTDFLQATQMGAAPPQVPEQAPPPAPPPPPQPEAPPAPALPLMSERVSGSERGRGRPPGGPEALTPEFFISVVQGVLSSMMGSLNAQQGSTESIASFIQRLSGTSNLFEPGTEGAIGFFGDLLSLICQNFSMVDVVMLLHGQFQPLQRVQPQLRRFFHQEYLGGREPSDHNVRVATHSLITGLQEYIRESFASVRVQDGVDITRTNLEFLQEHFSRIATHILRCADPTFGCRLLELCNQGLFECLALNLYCLRGERGALTAVINDRIRRLSADVNPSLVSWLTAMMGLRLQVVLEHMPVTEEQVLPYVRRVGEAPQPAPDEPMELQAAEQPPEAAQRDSAASPAPATTAEEALAQCPEPEPGELPGEPAPDAEPWAAAVPPEWVPIIREDIQTQRRGKQQPPLSDAYLTGMPAKRRKTMRGDGPQLLLSEAVSRAAKATGAKPLGGSESLSRELAEPALQEGYWQQLCADLQKRLQEDPSFSPQRFPNAARAFGDEA is encoded by the exons ATGGCGGAAGCGGAGAACCTCGAAGTGATGGTGAAGACGCTCGACTCGCAGACCAGGACCTTCACCGTGGAGGCGGAG GTGACAGTGAAGGAGTTCAAAGAGCACATTGCGGGCTCAGTAAATATCCCCGCGGAGAAACAGCGTCTGATCTACCAGGGGCGAGTCCTGCAGGACGACAAGAAGCTTAAAGAATATA ATGTTGGGGGCAAAGTGATCCACTTGGTGGAACGTGCCCCTCCCCAGGCTCAGTCGCCCTCCTCTGGGGGTCCCTCTGGAGCCAGCTCGGCCTCAGCCCCCCACAATGGCATCGGGGGCCGGGGAGCCGGTGCCACCGTCCACGACCGTAACGCCAACAGCTACGTCATGGTCGGGACCTTCAATTTACCAGTCAGCATTATGGACCCGCAGCCGCCCTCACAG ATCGACGGATCCTCTGTGGATGTTCATATTAATATGGAACAGGCGCCCATACAG AGTGAGCCCCGCGTCCGCCTGGTGATGGCACAGCACATGCTCCGAGACGTGCAGGGCATCCTGGGCCGGCTGGAG ggtcGCACCAATGGGCAGCCGCAGCCCACGCCAGAGAATGCCCCCTTGGCCCCCGACGAGTCGCTGCCCTCCACCAGCCCCGGCCAGCGGGAGCCAATGGAGGCAGCTGATTCGGAGCCCCCAGCCGCGCCCGGCGAGGAGAACCCCCAGCCTGGGCCGGAGCCGCCCCCAGCTTCCGAAGGGGCCCCCAA CCACCCGGCGCCGGCTGAGTACGTGGAGGTGCTGCTGGAGCTGCGCAGGGTGGAGGAGCAGCTACAGCCCTTCCTGCAGCGATACCAGGAGATCCTGGCCATGGCCAGCACCACTGACTACAACAACAAT ACGGAGGGGCGCGAGGAAGACCAGCGCATCATCAACCTGGTGGGGGAGTCCATGCGCCTACTGGGGAACACGTTCGTGGCCCTGTCTGACCTGCGCTGCAACCTGTCCTGCAGCGCCCCCCGCCACCTCCACGTGGTCCGGCCCATGTCCCACTACGCTGCCCCCATGGTGCTGCAGCAGGCTGCCATCCCCATACag ATCAACGTTGGGACCACAGTGACCATGACGGGGAACGGTGCAcgcccctcccagcctggctctgagggacctgcccccactcagccctcCCCCCcgatcctggctggagcccccagCCCCGGGGAGCCAGGCCGGGGCCCAGAGAGCCAGCTGGGGCCTGGGGCGGCCCCAACTCAGACCCAAGGCTCCCAGACCAGCCACCCCCGGGTCATCCGCATCTCCCACCAGACCGTCGAGCCCGTTGTCATGATGCACATGAACATACAGG ATTCTGGGTCTCAGGCACCAGGGGGCGGCTCTGGGGGCACCGTTTCCATGGGCACTGCTGGACCAGCCGGGCATGGCCCGGGCATAG gaggcgctgcgcacgttcccctgcccagcctgcccccGGAGCTGATGCAGGCGGTGGCTCAccagatcacccagcaggccatggCGGCCGCGGCTTCAGCCGCCACAG GCCAGCAGGTCCCTGGCTTCCAGTCAGCCCCAACGCGCGTGGTGATCGCCCGGCCCTCAGCCCCATCCGCCCGGCCCACCCACCCGGGGGCCCCCCAGGCACCAGGACCCGTG gtccccGGCATAGGGGGCAATGCCTCCCTGGCACAGATGATCAGTGGGCTCCTTGGACAGCTGCTGATGCAGCCGGTTCTTGTGG CTCAGGGCAGCGGTTCATCTTCGgtgtcatcttcctcctcctcctccacctccaccaCCTCGTCGGCCTCCTTCCCGGCCCCGGCCTCCCCGCCCACGGCCTCAGCCAGCGCCGCCACCACCAACACTGCCACCACGGCGGCGGGGGGCAGCTCTGCCGGGGCGCCAGGGGGCCCCgtgccctctgcctcctcctcggCCCAGCCGCCCCCGCCCACTGACGATCTCCACTTCTCCCAGCTCCTGGGCAACCTGCTGGGGGCGACGGGCCCGGGCGTGGCTGGCGTGGGCTCCCCCACCATCACCGTGGCCATGCCTGGCATGCCCGCCTTCCTGCAGGGCATGACAGACTTCCTGCAG GCCACGCAGATGGGGGCCGCCCCCCCACAGGTGCCAGAACaggctccaccccctgcccctccccctcctccgcaGCCAGAggcccctccagcccctgccctgcccctgatgTCTGAGCGGGTGTCAGGCAGcgagcgggggcggggccgcCCCCCTGGGGGCCCCGAGGCCCTGACCCCCGAGTTCTTCATCAGCGTGGTGCAGGGAGTGCTGTCGTCCATGATGGGCTCGCTGAACGCCCAGCAGGGCAGCACCGAGAGCATCGCCAGCTTCATCCAGCGCCTCAGCGGTACCAGCAACCTCTTTGAGCCGGGCACCGAGGGCGCCATCG GCTTCTTCGGGGACCTGCTCTCGCTGATCTGCCAGAACTTCTCCATGGTGGACGTGGTGATGCTGCTCCACGGGCAGTTCCAGCCACTGCAGCGCGTCCAGCCCCAGCTGCGCCGCTTCTTCCACCAGGAGTACCTGGGGGGGCGGGAGCCCTCGGACCACAACGTGCGG gtggCCACCCACAGcctgatcactggcctgcaggaaTACATCCGCGAGAGCTTT gcctCGGtgcgggtgcaggatggggtcgACATCACCCGGACCAATCTGGAGTTCCTGCAGGAGCATTTCAGCCGCATCGCCACCCACATCCTGCGCTGCGCTG acccCACCTTCGGGTGccggctgctggagctgtgtaACCAGGGCCTGTTCGAGTGCCTGGCGCTGAACCTGTACTGCCTGCGGGGGGAGCGGGGCGCCCTGACCGCCGTCATCAACGACCGCATC CGGCGGCTCTCGGCGGACGTGAACCCCTCGCTGGTGAGCTGGCTGACGGCCATGATGGGGCTGCGGCTGCAGGTGGTCCTGGAGCACATGCCTGTCACCGAGGAGCAGGTGCTGCCGTACGTGCGCCGCGTGGGCGAGGCCCCCCAG CCAGCGCCAGATGAACCCATGGAGTTGCAGGCGGCCGAGCAGCCCCCCGAAGCCGCGCAG CGAGACAGCGCGGCCTCGCCGGCCCCGGCTACCACGGCGGAGGAGGCCCTGGCGCAGTGCCCAGAGCCGGAGCCGGGGGAGCTGCCGGGGGAGCCTGCGCCTGACGCCGAGCCCTGGGCAGCGGCCGTGCCCCCG gaGTGGGTGCCCATCATCCGGGAGGACATCCAGACCCAGCGCCGCGGGAAGCAGCAGCCGCCGCTGAGCGACGCCTACCTGACGGGCATGCCGGCCAAGCGCCGCAAG ACCATGCGGGGCGACGGCCCCCAGCTGCTCCTCTCCGAGGCCGTCAGCCGAGCCGCCAAGGCCACCGGCGCCAAGCCCCTGGGCGGCAGCGAGAGCCTGAGCCGGGAGCTGGCCGAGCCGGCGCTGCAGGAGGGCTACTGGCAGCAG CTCTGCGCCGACCTCCAGAAGCGGCTGCAGGAGGATCCCAGCTTCAGTCCCCAGCGGTTCCCCAACGCTGCCCGCGCCTTCGGGGATGAGGCCTAG
- the BAG6 gene encoding large proline-rich protein BAG6 isoform X5 has translation MAEAENLEVMVKTLDSQTRTFTVEAEVTVKEFKEHIAGSVNIPAEKQRLIYQGRVLQDDKKLKEYNVGGKVIHLVERAPPQAQSPSSGGPSGASSASAPHNGIGGRGAGATVHDRNANSYVMVGTFNLPVSIMDPQPPSQIDGSSVDVHINMEQAPIQSEPRVRLVMAQHMLRDVQGILGRLEGRTNGQPQPTPENAPLAPDESLPSTSPGQREPMEAADSEPPAAPGEENPQPGPEPPPASEGAPNHPAPAEYVEVLLELRRVEEQLQPFLQRYQEILAMASTTDYNNNTEGREEDQRIINLVGESMRLLGNTFVALSDLRCNLSCSAPRHLHVVRPMSHYAAPMVLQQAAIPIQINVGTTVTMTGNGARPSQPGSEGPAPTQPSPPILAGAPSPGEPGRGPESQLGPGAAPTQTQGSQTSHPRVIRISHQTVEPVVMMHMNIQDSGSQAPGGGSGGTVSMGTAGPAGHGPGIAGGAAHVPLPSLPPELMQAVAHQITQQAMAAAASAATGQQVPGFQSAPTRVVIARPSAPSARPTHPGAPQAPGPVVPGIGGNASLAQMISGLLGQLLMQPVLVAQGSGSSSVSSSSSSSTSTTSSASFPAPASPPTASASAATTNTATTAAGGSSAGAPGGPVPSASSSAQPPPPTDDLHFSQLLGNLLGATGPGVAGVGSPTITVAMPGMPAFLQGMTDFLQATQMGAAPPQVPEQAPPPAPPPPPQPEAPPAPALPLMSERVSGSERGRGRPPGGPEALTPEFFISVVQGVLSSMMGSLNAQQGSTESIASFIQRLSGTSNLFEPGTEGAIGFFGDLLSLICQNFSMVDVVMLLHGQFQPLQRVQPQLRRFFHQEYLGGREPSDHNVRVATHSLITGLQEYIRESFASVRVQDGVDITRTNLEFLQEHFSRIATHILRCADPTFGCRLLELCNQGLFECLALNLYCLRGERGALTAVINDRIQRLSADVNPSLVSWLPGGVGGPVVLAGGVFRGVTLPPRPPAAALGGREPLAGELADGGSWGGCGAGWGGLRG, from the exons ATGGCGGAAGCGGAGAACCTCGAAGTGATGGTGAAGACGCTCGACTCGCAGACCAGGACCTTCACCGTGGAGGCGGAG GTGACAGTGAAGGAGTTCAAAGAGCACATTGCGGGCTCAGTAAATATCCCCGCGGAGAAACAGCGTCTGATCTACCAGGGGCGAGTCCTGCAGGACGACAAGAAGCTTAAAGAATATA ATGTTGGGGGCAAAGTGATCCACTTGGTGGAACGTGCCCCTCCCCAGGCTCAGTCGCCCTCCTCTGGGGGTCCCTCTGGAGCCAGCTCGGCCTCAGCCCCCCACAATGGCATCGGGGGCCGGGGAGCCGGTGCCACCGTCCACGACCGTAACGCCAACAGCTACGTCATGGTCGGGACCTTCAATTTACCAGTCAGCATTATGGACCCGCAGCCGCCCTCACAG ATCGACGGATCCTCTGTGGATGTTCATATTAATATGGAACAGGCGCCCATACAG AGTGAGCCCCGCGTCCGCCTGGTGATGGCACAGCACATGCTCCGAGACGTGCAGGGCATCCTGGGCCGGCTGGAG ggtcGCACCAATGGGCAGCCGCAGCCCACGCCAGAGAATGCCCCCTTGGCCCCCGACGAGTCGCTGCCCTCCACCAGCCCCGGCCAGCGGGAGCCAATGGAGGCAGCTGATTCGGAGCCCCCAGCCGCGCCCGGCGAGGAGAACCCCCAGCCTGGGCCGGAGCCGCCCCCAGCTTCCGAAGGGGCCCCCAA CCACCCGGCGCCGGCTGAGTACGTGGAGGTGCTGCTGGAGCTGCGCAGGGTGGAGGAGCAGCTACAGCCCTTCCTGCAGCGATACCAGGAGATCCTGGCCATGGCCAGCACCACTGACTACAACAACAAT ACGGAGGGGCGCGAGGAAGACCAGCGCATCATCAACCTGGTGGGGGAGTCCATGCGCCTACTGGGGAACACGTTCGTGGCCCTGTCTGACCTGCGCTGCAACCTGTCCTGCAGCGCCCCCCGCCACCTCCACGTGGTCCGGCCCATGTCCCACTACGCTGCCCCCATGGTGCTGCAGCAGGCTGCCATCCCCATACag ATCAACGTTGGGACCACAGTGACCATGACGGGGAACGGTGCAcgcccctcccagcctggctctgagggacctgcccccactcagccctcCCCCCcgatcctggctggagcccccagCCCCGGGGAGCCAGGCCGGGGCCCAGAGAGCCAGCTGGGGCCTGGGGCGGCCCCAACTCAGACCCAAGGCTCCCAGACCAGCCACCCCCGGGTCATCCGCATCTCCCACCAGACCGTCGAGCCCGTTGTCATGATGCACATGAACATACAGG ATTCTGGGTCTCAGGCACCAGGGGGCGGCTCTGGGGGCACCGTTTCCATGGGCACTGCTGGACCAGCCGGGCATGGCCCGGGCATAG caggaggcgctgcgcacgttcccctgcccagcctgcccccGGAGCTGATGCAGGCGGTGGCTCAccagatcacccagcaggccatggCGGCCGCGGCTTCAGCCGCCACAG GCCAGCAGGTCCCTGGCTTCCAGTCAGCCCCAACGCGCGTGGTGATCGCCCGGCCCTCAGCCCCATCCGCCCGGCCCACCCACCCGGGGGCCCCCCAGGCACCAGGACCCGTG gtccccGGCATAGGGGGCAATGCCTCCCTGGCACAGATGATCAGTGGGCTCCTTGGACAGCTGCTGATGCAGCCGGTTCTTGTGG CTCAGGGCAGCGGTTCATCTTCGgtgtcatcttcctcctcctcctccacctccaccaCCTCGTCGGCCTCCTTCCCGGCCCCGGCCTCCCCGCCCACGGCCTCAGCCAGCGCCGCCACCACCAACACTGCCACCACGGCGGCGGGGGGCAGCTCTGCCGGGGCGCCAGGGGGCCCCgtgccctctgcctcctcctcggCCCAGCCGCCCCCGCCCACTGACGATCTCCACTTCTCCCAGCTCCTGGGCAACCTGCTGGGGGCGACGGGCCCGGGCGTGGCTGGCGTGGGCTCCCCCACCATCACCGTGGCCATGCCTGGCATGCCCGCCTTCCTGCAGGGCATGACAGACTTCCTGCAG GCCACGCAGATGGGGGCCGCCCCCCCACAGGTGCCAGAACaggctccaccccctgcccctccccctcctccgcaGCCAGAggcccctccagcccctgccctgcccctgatgTCTGAGCGGGTGTCAGGCAGcgagcgggggcggggccgcCCCCCTGGGGGCCCCGAGGCCCTGACCCCCGAGTTCTTCATCAGCGTGGTGCAGGGAGTGCTGTCGTCCATGATGGGCTCGCTGAACGCCCAGCAGGGCAGCACCGAGAGCATCGCCAGCTTCATCCAGCGCCTCAGCGGTACCAGCAACCTCTTTGAGCCGGGCACCGAGGGCGCCATCG GCTTCTTCGGGGACCTGCTCTCGCTGATCTGCCAGAACTTCTCCATGGTGGACGTGGTGATGCTGCTCCACGGGCAGTTCCAGCCACTGCAGCGCGTCCAGCCCCAGCTGCGCCGCTTCTTCCACCAGGAGTACCTGGGGGGGCGGGAGCCCTCGGACCACAACGTGCGG gtggCCACCCACAGcctgatcactggcctgcaggaaTACATCCGCGAGAGCTTT gcctCGGtgcgggtgcaggatggggtcgACATCACCCGGACCAATCTGGAGTTCCTGCAGGAGCATTTCAGCCGCATCGCCACCCACATCCTGCGCTGCGCTG acccCACCTTCGGGTGccggctgctggagctgtgtaACCAGGGCCTGTTCGAGTGCCTGGCGCTGAACCTGTACTGCCTGCGGGGGGAGCGGGGCGCCCTGACCGCCGTCATCAACGACCGCATC CAGCGGCTCTCGGCGGACGTGAACCCCTCCCTGGTGAGCTGGCTGCCAGGGGGAGTTGGGGGGCCGGTGGTACTGGCCGGCGGGGTGTTCCGGGGGGTGACGCTGCCCCCCCGTCCCCCAGCAGCGGCTCTTGGCGGACGTGAACCCCTCGCTGGTGAGCTGGCTgacggggggagttgggggggatgCGGTGCCGGCTGGGGGGGGCTCCGGGGGTAA